A region from the Kribbella shirazensis genome encodes:
- the kynU gene encoding kynureninase: MSTSEQEALRLDAADPGHRDLFDVPPAQGGDCPEVAYFAGNSLGLRPKATRDELLEDLDAWAALGVEGHLDATRPWLPYHELLTAPAARLVGALPSETVVMNSLTVNLHLLMVSFYRPTRSRHRIVIEDTAFPSDSYAVRSQVRFHGYDAEDAVIRLRPRPGEDSLRTADVVEQLGGDVALVLLGGVNYLTGELMDIPTITKAGHLAGAVVGWDLAHAAGNVPLALHDWGVDFAAWCSYKYLNSGPGALAGAFVHERHLGGDLPRFEGWWSTEAATRFEMTPESRPPTTADAWQVSNPPIFSMSPVRTSLEIFDKIGMDVLRERSVRLTAYLEKLLAGRDVLTPADPARRGAQLSLRVQGAGEVSRRLRFEYGVIADAREPDVLRLAPVPLYSTYHDCWRAASALSEVLAR; encoded by the coding sequence GTGAGCACGTCCGAGCAGGAGGCACTCCGACTCGATGCCGCGGACCCAGGGCACCGGGACCTGTTCGACGTACCGCCGGCGCAGGGTGGTGACTGTCCGGAGGTCGCGTACTTCGCCGGCAACTCGCTCGGCCTGCGCCCGAAGGCCACCCGGGACGAGCTGCTCGAGGACCTCGACGCGTGGGCAGCGCTCGGCGTGGAAGGGCACCTGGACGCCACGAGGCCCTGGTTGCCGTACCACGAGCTGCTGACCGCTCCCGCGGCGCGGCTCGTCGGGGCGTTGCCGAGTGAGACCGTCGTGATGAACTCGCTCACCGTCAACCTGCACCTGTTGATGGTGTCGTTCTACCGTCCGACGCGCTCGCGGCACCGGATCGTGATCGAGGACACCGCGTTCCCCTCGGACAGTTACGCCGTACGGTCGCAGGTTCGTTTCCACGGGTACGACGCCGAGGACGCGGTGATCCGGCTGCGCCCGCGGCCGGGCGAGGACAGTCTGCGGACGGCGGACGTCGTCGAGCAGCTCGGCGGCGACGTGGCGCTCGTCCTGCTCGGCGGGGTGAACTACCTGACCGGTGAACTGATGGACATCCCCACGATCACCAAGGCCGGGCATCTGGCCGGTGCGGTCGTCGGCTGGGACCTCGCGCACGCGGCCGGGAACGTTCCGCTGGCGTTGCACGACTGGGGCGTGGACTTCGCGGCCTGGTGCTCGTACAAGTACCTGAATTCGGGACCGGGCGCGCTGGCCGGGGCGTTCGTGCACGAGCGGCATCTCGGCGGCGACCTGCCGCGGTTCGAGGGCTGGTGGAGCACCGAGGCGGCGACCCGGTTCGAGATGACGCCCGAGTCGCGACCGCCCACGACCGCGGACGCCTGGCAGGTGTCGAACCCACCGATCTTCTCGATGAGCCCGGTCCGCACGTCGCTGGAGATCTTCGACAAGATCGGCATGGACGTCCTGCGGGAGCGGAGTGTGCGATTGACGGCGTACCTGGAGAAGCTGCTGGCCGGCCGTGACGTGCTGACGCCGGCCGATCCCGCGCGCCGCGGTGCGCAGTTGTCGTTGCGGGTCCAGGGCGCCGGCGAGGTTTCACGGCGGCTGCGGTTCGAGTACGGCGTGATCGCGGACGCGCGGGAGCCCGACGTACTGCGGCTCGCGCCGGTGCCGCTCTACTCGACGTACCACGACTGCTGGCGCGCGGCGTCGGCGTTGTCCGAGGTGTTGGCGAGGTGA
- a CDS encoding FAD-dependent oxidoreductase → MKVAIVGAGLTGSLLACFLARRGLSVTLYERRPDPRVAEVERGRSINLAISERGLDALRRIGLVDQVMADALPMKGRMIHPVSGPLDFQAYSASGDRAINSISRGVLNNALLSAAAAADGVTVEFEHRLVELDSAAGQLVFATPAGKVSVSADVVLGADGAGSAVREQLLAEGIVAEDVDFLDYGYKELSIPAADGEFALDPGALHIWPRGTSMMIALPNPDRSFTCTLFWPAGSFDALTSTAAIEEHFRVNYPDLLPLAPDLVDDYLNNPVGVLGTVHTLPWQAHGRTALLGDAAHAIVPFYGQGANCAFEDVVELDRCLDDTGGSWARALPLFETRRRENTEAIAEMALANFVEMRDKVASPVFRLQKQVEHALERALPGRYVSRYELVSFSTTPYAEVQRRVRRQQQLLGAGVVALGGVLLGLVRRRLR, encoded by the coding sequence ATGAAGGTCGCGATCGTCGGTGCCGGACTGACCGGTTCGCTGCTCGCCTGCTTCCTCGCGCGGCGCGGGCTGTCCGTGACGCTGTACGAGCGGCGGCCGGATCCGCGGGTGGCCGAGGTGGAGCGGGGCCGGTCGATCAACCTGGCGATCTCCGAACGCGGGCTGGACGCGCTGCGACGGATCGGCCTGGTCGACCAGGTGATGGCGGACGCGCTGCCGATGAAGGGCCGGATGATCCATCCGGTGTCCGGGCCGCTGGACTTCCAGGCGTACTCGGCGTCCGGGGACCGGGCGATCAACTCGATCAGCCGGGGTGTGCTGAACAACGCGTTGCTGTCCGCGGCAGCGGCCGCCGACGGTGTGACGGTGGAGTTCGAGCACCGGTTGGTGGAGCTGGACTCGGCCGCCGGGCAGCTGGTGTTCGCGACGCCGGCCGGGAAGGTGTCGGTCTCGGCGGACGTGGTGCTCGGGGCCGACGGCGCCGGGTCCGCGGTCCGTGAGCAGTTGCTTGCCGAGGGCATCGTGGCGGAGGACGTCGACTTCCTGGACTACGGGTACAAGGAGCTGTCGATCCCGGCCGCGGACGGTGAGTTCGCGCTGGATCCCGGCGCGTTGCACATCTGGCCGCGCGGTACGTCGATGATGATCGCGCTGCCCAACCCGGACCGGTCGTTCACCTGCACGCTGTTCTGGCCGGCGGGGTCCTTCGACGCGCTGACGTCGACGGCTGCCATCGAGGAGCACTTCCGGGTGAACTATCCCGATCTGTTGCCGCTGGCACCGGATCTGGTGGACGACTACCTGAACAACCCGGTCGGCGTCCTCGGGACCGTCCACACGCTGCCGTGGCAGGCACACGGGCGTACGGCGTTGCTCGGCGACGCGGCGCACGCGATCGTGCCGTTCTACGGGCAGGGCGCGAACTGCGCGTTCGAGGACGTGGTCGAGCTGGACCGCTGCCTGGACGACACCGGTGGCTCGTGGGCGCGGGCGCTGCCGCTGTTCGAGACGCGGCGCCGCGAGAACACCGAGGCGATCGCGGAGATGGCGCTGGCCAACTTCGTCGAGATGCGCGACAAGGTCGCCTCACCGGTCTTCCGCCTCCAGAAACAGGTCGAGCACGCACTCGAGCGGGCACTGCCGGGCCGCTACGTGTCCCGGTACGAGCTCGTGTCGTTCTCCACCACGCCGTACGCCGAAGTCCAACGCCGGGTCCGCCGTCAGCAGCAGCTCCTGGGCGCCGGGGTGGTCGCGCTGGGCGGCGTACTGCTCGGATTGGTGCGGAGGCGACTGCGGTGA